The Clostridium sp. DL-VIII DNA window AAGTGATTTGAAGTTTCCTATGAGCAGTGTTGGTTGTCCGTCTGTAATTGTAAAGGAACTTTCTGTGGCAGGAAAATAGTTTGAAAAATTTTATAGATGTATTGAGGGCGGTTATGGGGATGTGAATAATGTATATATTTATTTTATCTATTTTTTGATTTATAGCTTTGGGGGATGGGTCTGTGAAACTAGCTATTGCTCAATAATTGATAAACAATATGTTAACAGAGGTTTTTTAAAGGGACCATTTTGCCCAGTATATGGATTTGGCGCGCTTGCAGTAATAATACTATTAACTCCAATTTCAAATAATATTATAATCTTATATTTAAGTGCAATGATTTGTGCCAGTGTATTAGAATATATTACAGGTTTTTTACTTGAAACAGTTTTTAATCTTAAATGGTGGGATTATTCGAATTACAGATTTAATATAAAAGGCAGAGTGTGTCTGGTAAATTCTATGCTGTTTGGGATTTTATCATTGATTTTAGTTGAATTTATACACCCATTATTATCAGAGCTTGTAATGAAGATGACAGCAGATATTATTATGTGGATATTCAGTATCTCAAGTTTGTATTTCTTAATAGATACAGCGGCTACAACTTATAAAGTTTTACAGTTCAGTGGAAAGCTAAAAGAAATGTATATATTGCTGGAAGAAATTAAAGAAAAAAGTGAAATATATAAAGGAATATTGCAGCAAAACATTAATAAATTTGATGTATTAATAGATCAACAAAATGATAAAATTGTTTTTGCAAAAGAGCAGATAAATAAATTGAAAATTAATCTTGAAAAAATAATAATGAAAAATAAATCAAGTAATAAGCGTATTTTTAGAGCCTTTCCTAATATTAAATCATTAAAGTATCAGTATTCTCTTGAGAGGCTTAAAGAAGAATTGAAAAAGATAAGAAAGAAATAATATAAAAAATAATCAGGGAGCTTTTTGGATTCCTGATTATTTTTTATACTTTATTCTTTATGATAAATTTAAATTTTAAATAAAAGTTCAAGCAATATCATACAAGAAATGTTGATTTAATAATGGTATCATTATACATAAGTAGAGGAAATAGATTTGATTCTATGATTTAATTTTGATCTCATTTAGGTTAGAAGGAGGCTCTAAATGCAAAAGGAAGTTAGAAGTGTTTATTTTGATACAGATTTAAATGTGGAAGCATATAGTTTTAAGGGGATTGCTCAAAAGTTTCCAAATCATTTTCATGATTATTATGTAATTGGCTTTATTGAAAATGGGCAGCGTTACTTATTATGCAAAAATAAAGCATATAATATTGGACCGGGTGATTTAATTATATTTAATCCTAATGATAATCATACCTGTGAGCAAATAGATAATAAAACATTAGATTATCGTTGTATAAACATTCAACCAGATGTAATGAAAAAGATAGTATTTGAAATAACGAACAAAGATTATATACCTTACTTTACAGAAAATGTATTATTCAGCAATGAGCTGGCGCTTTCAGTACGTGAATTACATCGTATGATAATGCAGGAAGAAAAAGACTTTAAAAAAGAAGAAATATTTTTCTTTATAATGGAGCAGTTAATAACTGAATATTCAAATGGAGATTTATCAGTTAACGATCAAGATGTTAATGCAGAAATTAATAGTGTATGTAAATTTTTAAAAAGTAATTATGCAAAGAATATTACATTAAATGATTTGAGTGATTTAACAGGAATAAGTAAGTATCATTTGCTAAGATCTTTTACAAGACAAATGGGAATATCGCCATATAGTTATCTTGAAGCAATACGTATAAATGAAGCAAAAAAGCTTTTAGAACAAGGAGTTTTTCCTTTAGAAGTGGCGCTTAAAACTGGTTTCACAGATCAAAGCCATTTTACTAATTTCTTTAAGAAATTTATAGGACTTACTCCAAAGCAATATATGAAAATTTTTATAGGTAAAGATGAGAGGGCGTTAAATGAAAAATAAATATATAGTCGGTAATTTGATGACTTTATTAACAATGATTATTTGGGGAACAACTTATATTTCAACAAAAGTACTTTTAGGGAAACTTCAGCCAATGGAAATATTGTTCTATAGATTTATAATTGCGTATTTTACTTTGATGCTAGTTTATCCTCGATTTAAAAAAATTAATAGCATTAAAGAGGAATTGATTTTTGCAAGTGCTGGGATTACAGGTGTTACATTATATTATTTAATTGAAAATGTGGCTCTAAAATACACGTTAGCATCAAATGTAGGGCTATTTAGTGCTGTGGCACCTATATTAACGGCTATATTAAGCAAGTTTTTTATGGAACATGAGACTTTTTCAAAAAACTTATTGTATGGATTTATTATAGCTATAATAGGTGTATTTTTAGTTGTATTTAATGGAAGCTTCATTTTGAAACTAAATCCATTTGGAGATTTTTTGGCTATATTAGCATCAGCTACATGGTCAGTTTACTCTATAATACTAAAAAGACTTAATAACAAATATAAATATAATTATATTTATATAACACGGAAAATCTTCTTTTATGGAGTAATATTTATGATACCATTAATCCTTATTCTGAATGTTAATTTATCTATAGAAAGATTAATTATGCCTAGTATTTTGTTTAATATACTATTTCTAAGCTTAGTAGCTTCAGCTTTATGTTTTATTACTTGGAATATTGGTGTGAGCTTCATAGGTGCAGTTAAAGCAAGTAATTATATTTATATAGTTCCGCTTATAACAGCAGTAACATCAGTAATAGTATTAAAAGAATCAATAACTTATGTAGTTTTATTTGGAGCTGCTTTTATAATATCAGGATTATATATATCACAGAATGGTTTTAGGAATCCATTTAAATATATAACTTTTTTTATAAAGAGGTTAAAAAGGAGAGATATATATGAGACTAAATGAAGCAGAAAATAAATTATGAACAAATTAACTGGCAGCATGCCTCTATTACGGTAAAATTTTTAAGAATAGAAAAGTGATATATTGTTACTATAAATCATAGAAACAATATATCACTTCTTTATTTTAATAGTGTTAGCACATAAAATTTGTTTATCTATACTTAATTTGAATCATGTCTATAATTTGCACGTATCATCTTGTCTGAAAGATCTAATGATTTTTTATAAAGTTCCTTTTCTTCATCAGTAAGGTTTTCCCCGCCTTTAAGTGTACCATTAGTTAGCACTGCAAAAGACTTTTGAGTATTTAACAAATTTTTACCTAAAGCAGTATCCTCATATTTAGCTTTATCAACTCCAAGATAGTAAAGAAGAGTTGGCATTACATCTATCTGACCATTATATAATTTATCAAATGTTTTTCCTTCTTTATTAGATGGATCATAAATTAAAAATGGAACAGTAGGGTTTCCGGTATTCATGAACCAATCTTCTTTATGTGATAATTGGCCAATGCTGTCATCATAATATTTATGAATTCCTGTATGATCACCCATTATTGCAATTATACTATT harbors:
- a CDS encoding putative ABC transporter permease, with protein sequence MNNVYIYFIYFLIYSFGGWVCETSYCSIIDKQYVNRGFLKGPFCPVYGFGALAVIILLTPISNNIIILYLSAMICASVLEYITGFLLETVFNLKWWDYSNYRFNIKGRVCLVNSMLFGILSLILVEFIHPLLSELVMKMTADIIMWIFSISSLYFLIDTAATTYKVLQFSGKLKEMYILLEEIKEKSEIYKGILQQNINKFDVLIDQQNDKIVFAKEQINKLKINLEKIIMKNKSSNKRIFRAFPNIKSLKYQYSLERLKEELKKIRKK
- a CDS encoding AraC family transcriptional regulator: MQKEVRSVYFDTDLNVEAYSFKGIAQKFPNHFHDYYVIGFIENGQRYLLCKNKAYNIGPGDLIIFNPNDNHTCEQIDNKTLDYRCINIQPDVMKKIVFEITNKDYIPYFTENVLFSNELALSVRELHRMIMQEEKDFKKEEIFFFIMEQLITEYSNGDLSVNDQDVNAEINSVCKFLKSNYAKNITLNDLSDLTGISKYHLLRSFTRQMGISPYSYLEAIRINEAKKLLEQGVFPLEVALKTGFTDQSHFTNFFKKFIGLTPKQYMKIFIGKDERALNEK
- a CDS encoding DMT family transporter, whose product is MKNKYIVGNLMTLLTMIIWGTTYISTKVLLGKLQPMEILFYRFIIAYFTLMLVYPRFKKINSIKEELIFASAGITGVTLYYLIENVALKYTLASNVGLFSAVAPILTAILSKFFMEHETFSKNLLYGFIIAIIGVFLVVFNGSFILKLNPFGDFLAILASATWSVYSIILKRLNNKYKYNYIYITRKIFFYGVIFMIPLILILNVNLSIERLIMPSILFNILFLSLVASALCFITWNIGVSFIGAVKASNYIYIVPLITAVTSVIVLKESITYVVLFGAAFIISGLYISQNGFRNPFKYITFFIKRLKRRDIYETK